In Nitrospirota bacterium, the sequence ATGGGCATTACTTTAAGAAAAATCATATATGAAATCGGCGGTGGAATAGCCGGAAGTAAAAAATTAAAAGCTGTCCAGACAGGAGGACCATCAGGAGGCTGTATCCCCCCGGATTTACTCGATATGCCGGTAGATTTTGATTCACTTAAAGAAGCAGGAACCATAATGGGCTCGGGTGGAATGGTAATAATGGATGAGGATACCTGCATGGTTGATGTTGCCAGATATTTTCTCGATTTTACACGGAGAGAGTCCTGTGGTCAGTGCATTCCTTGCAGACTTGGGACTCAGCAGATGTTTGAAATCCTAAATGATATTACAACAGGCAATGGAAGACCAGGGGATATTGATCTTCTTTTAAAATTAAGTGGATCAATTAAACGAAGTTCAATCTGTGGTCTTGGAAAGACAGCTCCAAATCCTGTGCTTACCACTATCCGGTATTTTAGAGATGAGTTTGAAGCACATATAAATGAGAAAAGATGTCCTGCGGGAGTATGCAATATGTAATGAGATGAAAGGAGGTATGATGGGAAGGGTTAATCTTATGATTAACGGACAGGAGATTCAATCCTGGCAAGGAGCTACAATTCTTGAAGCTGCATTAGAAAACAAAATTTATATACCTCATCTTTGCTATCATCCAGATCTGAAGCCTCAAGGGGTATGCCGTGTCTGTCTGGTTGAACTTGACAATGGACAGTTTGTAGCATCCTGTAGAACACCAGTTAAAGAAGGGATGGTTTTAGAAACAAATAGTCCTGAATTAGACAGGGTGAGGCGGCCGATTATTGAGATGATTATTGCAAATCATCATATGGATTGCAGGAATTGTCTTAAAAAAGGACAGTGCCAATTACAAAAAATTATGGCTTACATGAAAATAGATAAACATACAATTCAGCAGCACATGAGACTATCTCTTAGAGAAATTCTTGTTGATGATTCGAATCCATTTTTTATTAGGGATCATAATAAGTGTGTTATGTGTGGAATATGTGTAAGTACATGTCGGGAAATTGCAAAGATAAACGCTATCGATTTTGTTGGTAGAGGCAATAAATTAAAAATAGCTACTTTTGGTGATAGTGAAATCGCCAATTCAAAATGTATCTCATGCGGAGAATGTGTGATTCGTTGTCCTGTTGGTGCTCTTGCATTTAAAGATACAAGAAAACCTACTAAAGAAGTTAAATCTGTCTGTCCTTACTGCGGTGTTGGATGTGATATATATCTTGGTATTAAAGATAATCAAATTGTTAACGTGAGAGCTGACAAATCAAGTTCTGTAAATTTTGGTAGTCTTTGCGTAAAAGGAAGATTTGGCATGGAGTTCGTGCACTCACCTGACAGACTGAAAGACCCTCTCATAAGGCAAGGTAAAGATAAAAGTGAAAAAGTTTCATGGGATGAGGCACTCGATCTTATAGTTAAAAATTTTAGTAAATATAAAAATGAAGAATTTGCTCTTATAGCATCAACAAAATGCACGAATGAAGATAACTATATAGCACAGAAGTTCGCACGTGTTATTATGGGTAGCAATAACATTGATACCATGGCAAGATTTTGCTATGCTCCCGCAATATCAGCATTCCGCAGAACAGGTCAATGTGTGGGATTTGGTCTAAATCAAGAAGATAACCCATGCTTTTCCCCACAAACAGAACACATTCTGGATAAAATCGAGAAAGTTTCATGTGTTCTTATTGCAGGTGCAAACATGACCCGATCTTTTCCTGTCCTTGCTTTAAAAATAAAAAGGGCTGTAAATAGAGGTGCAAAGCTTATAATTATAAGTCCGAATGAAACTGAACTCTGTATTAATGCTGACAAGTGGTTGAAACCCTATCCTGGCACTGATTTAGCTCTTCTTATGGGCATGTGTAATGTAATTGTCGAAGAGGAATTATATGATAGATCTTTTACAGAGATGTACTGTAATAATTTTAACGAATTCAGTGAAATTCTTGGTGATTTTTCCCTCGGGAGAGTAGAAAGGATTACCGGTGTCCCTCGTGTATTAATTGAGGAAGCTGCTCGACTTTATGCAGGAAGCTATCCAGCTGCAATCTTTTGGGGTTCAGGCATTACTCAACATACTAATGGAACAGATAACGTGCATGCACTAATAAATCTTGCAATTCTTACGGCAAATATAAAGCATTCATTCTCACTAAATCCATTATCAGGGCAGAGTAATAGTTTAGGTGCTTGCGATATGGGATGTCTGCCTGACTATTATCCATGCTATCAGCCTGTTACTTCTTCAGATGTGAGGGAGACATTTGAATCTATGTGGAACTGCAAATTGAATCCTGATCCCGGACTTACTATCCCAGAAATAATAGACGCTACAATTGCAGGCAAAATAAAAGCGCTATATATCATAGGAACAGACCTCACTAAATCTTTTGTGCCAGCCAAAAAGGTAGATGTTGCTTTAAAGAAGGCAAAATTTATTGTATCTCAAGACATGTTTCTAAATGATACAGCAAAATATGCAAATGTTATTCTTCCTGCAGCAAGCTTTGCTGAAAAAGAAGGCACAATAATAAATACAGAAGGAAAGACACAAAAAATAGAAAGAGCACTCGAGCCGTTGGGAAATTCACGTCCTGACTGGTCTATAATCTGCGAATTGGCGAAGAGATTCGAGCATCAGGGTTTTATTTTTGGAAGCGCTGAAGAGATTCTTTCAGAAATATTTACAGTAATCCAGCACTTACCCGAAAGAATTGGTAAGTTCAATCTATTTCCGCTTCAATATACACATCCGGCAGAAACAACCGACATAGATTATCCAATTATTCTCACTACAGAAAGAGATATTTATAATTATGGTGTTTTTTCTGAAAAAGTCGAAGGATTAAAGATTCTGAAATCCAAAAATTATATTTATATTAATCCAAAGGATGCTGATGATTTTGGGATATCAGACA encodes:
- a CDS encoding NADH-quinone oxidoreductase subunit F; amino-acid sequence: MGITLRKIIYEIGGGIAGSKKLKAVQTGGPSGGCIPPDLLDMPVDFDSLKEAGTIMGSGGMVIMDEDTCMVDVARYFLDFTRRESCGQCIPCRLGTQQMFEILNDITTGNGRPGDIDLLLKLSGSIKRSSICGLGKTAPNPVLTTIRYFRDEFEAHINEKRCPAGVCNM
- a CDS encoding molybdopterin-dependent oxidoreductase, with amino-acid sequence MRKDVLREYAICNEMKGGMMGRVNLMINGQEIQSWQGATILEAALENKIYIPHLCYHPDLKPQGVCRVCLVELDNGQFVASCRTPVKEGMVLETNSPELDRVRRPIIEMIIANHHMDCRNCLKKGQCQLQKIMAYMKIDKHTIQQHMRLSLREILVDDSNPFFIRDHNKCVMCGICVSTCREIAKINAIDFVGRGNKLKIATFGDSEIANSKCISCGECVIRCPVGALAFKDTRKPTKEVKSVCPYCGVGCDIYLGIKDNQIVNVRADKSSSVNFGSLCVKGRFGMEFVHSPDRLKDPLIRQGKDKSEKVSWDEALDLIVKNFSKYKNEEFALIASTKCTNEDNYIAQKFARVIMGSNNIDTMARFCYAPAISAFRRTGQCVGFGLNQEDNPCFSPQTEHILDKIEKVSCVLIAGANMTRSFPVLALKIKRAVNRGAKLIIISPNETELCINADKWLKPYPGTDLALLMGMCNVIVEEELYDRSFTEMYCNNFNEFSEILGDFSLGRVERITGVPRVLIEEAARLYAGSYPAAIFWGSGITQHTNGTDNVHALINLAILTANIKHSFSLNPLSGQSNSLGACDMGCLPDYYPCYQPVTSSDVRETFESMWNCKLNPDPGLTIPEIIDATIAGKIKALYIIGTDLTKSFVPAKKVDVALKKAKFIVSQDMFLNDTAKYANVILPAASFAEKEGTIINTEGKTQKIERALEPLGNSRPDWSIICELAKRFEHQGFIFGSAEEILSEIFTVIQHLPERIGKFNLFPLQYTHPAETTDIDYPIILTTERDIYNYGVFSEKVEGLKILKSKNYIYINPKDADDFGISDMEEIRIISRHGSIQAESRLSKSTPTGLAVMNLEKGKFNPLLNPVLNGISKTPEIKMCAIRFEKIKASKKRQKRVSESYV